GCAACTACTGAAGCACAGGCACCTGTACCACAGGCCAGTGTAGGGCCAGCTCCCCGTTCCCATACTTTCATGGTTATCTCCTGGGGAGAATTAATCTGAATAAACTCCACATTGGTTTTACGGGGAAATAGTGAATGCTTTTCAATGGCGGGGCCAACCCTGTCAAAATCAAGAGTGGCATAATCCTCGACAAAAATGATACAGTGAGGATTCCCCATGGAGACCGCCGTATATAAGTATGTTTCACCTAATGCTTCAATGGACCGGCCAATAACCGGTTCTCCTTCTCCCAACACAGGAATAAGCTCAGCTTTCAAAACAGGCTCACCCATGTCAACTTGAACACCTTGAACTTGCCCATCTTTGATAAACAGCTTAGGTTTTAAAATCCCTGCCCCGGTTTCCACCAGCATAGAGTCAGAAACAACAATCCCTTGATCATATAAATACCTGGCAAAACAGCGTATACCATTGCCGCACATTTCAGGTTCCGAGCCATCAGAATTAAAGATCCGCATCCTGGCGTCGGCAACTTTTGAAGGAAGTATCACCACCAGCCCATCCCCGCCTATGCCAAAGCGGCGGTGGCAAAGCTTTTCCGCCAGTTCCGAATAGTTGGCGTTCCCCTCTTCACCAGAATCCGACATTTGATCTAAGAAAATAAAATCATTTCCCAAACCATGCATTTTAATAAATTCCATGGATTCTCCCCCAAATCAATGTTCGATATTCGAGATTTATTGTTCAAAGCCAGTTTTGAATATCAAACTTACTCTTCTGGATAAAAGAATACTACGCCAGTTAAATTGGGTCAACGGGCAGACTGGTTAACCTCAAAATTACTTATCCTTTGGCA
This Desulfosporosinus orientis DSM 765 DNA region includes the following protein-coding sequences:
- the dapF gene encoding diaminopimelate epimerase; its protein translation is MEFIKMHGLGNDFIFLDQMSDSGEEGNANYSELAEKLCHRRFGIGGDGLVVILPSKVADARMRIFNSDGSEPEMCGNGIRCFARYLYDQGIVVSDSMLVETGAGILKPKLFIKDGQVQGVQVDMGEPVLKAELIPVLGEGEPVIGRSIEALGETYLYTAVSMGNPHCIIFVEDYATLDFDRVGPAIEKHSLFPRKTNVEFIQINSPQEITMKVWERGAGPTLACGTGACASVVASVLNHKTERKVTVHLPGGDLFIEWGADNHVYMTGPAAYAFKGEWLGL